In one Corythoichthys intestinalis isolate RoL2023-P3 chromosome 16, ASM3026506v1, whole genome shotgun sequence genomic region, the following are encoded:
- the LOC130904822 gene encoding uncharacterized protein LOC130904822 encodes MKLSGGLVLCFAALFLSLTPVHGIKRLHTINDLKNVDFGRSVPKHSLLLLHWFANTIDIDNNDVMRLTFDPNLGTYGSHHYGNYERILDPLPHGNIRYRYYTVGNLNRGQVDLPVYVLHPPREEFRGRNRDRIIFRVREQTTGWSAGETIDEVYITQHFENSNEGTRYDPAHTYRITTNLLRQIREFSVEENQRNSLMELRDDFGSNISDSHLQNLLAVWRELACLGLLLFMILEEKYNQNNKPRPADRRTPPHCAINVPEEIQNHYSPLQSLRGVFAQDQIHLEVTTGPNGKALIHWRDVPEDRLNQQVMVVLYKDNSSQEALYSKVIKTSDGHVNTSVLLNPGLQARLHKTRVKYCFWTVAAEEICRGREFENPDKVRLQDYDMYLQLFVKDGKAGARLFVDKTFTYWRSQFNKSWVGFYENEHKTTQEYEWWQWQWATKFQPASTTVDHFHDVYEYHSGMTITPGVQARFILRNYSVLARTPSWR; translated from the coding sequence ATGAAGCTGTCAGGAGGACTCGTGCTTTGCTTCGCTGCTCTGTTTCTTTCCCTCACCCCTGTCCATGGTATTAAGCGGCTGCACACAATCAACGATCTGAAAAACGTGGACTTTGGCAGATCTGTGCCCAAACACAGCTTACTTCTCCTCCACTGGTTTGCCAACACAATTGACATTGACAACAATGATGTCATGCGACTGACTTTTGACCCAAACCTTGGAACTTACGGGTCACATCACTACGGCAACTACGAGAGAATTCTGGACCCTCTCCCTCATGGGAATATCAGATACCGTTATTACACTGTTGGTAATCTCAACCGAGGCCAAGTCGATCTTCCCGTTTATGTCCTGCATCCACCACGTGAAGAGTTTAGGGGAAGAAACCGGGACAGGATCATATTCCGAGTGAGGGAGCAAACCACAGGATGGAGCGCTGGAGAGACGATAGATGAAGTCTACATCACGCAGCATTTCGAAAATTCAAATGAGGGGACGCGTTACGATCCCGCCCATACATACCGGATCACGACCAACCTCCTAAGGCAAATCAGAGAGTTTTCAGTGGAAGAAAACCAAAGAAATTCATTGATGGAGCTCAGAGACGACTTTGGAAGCAACATAAGCGATTCACACCTACAGAACCTCTTAGCCGTATGGCGTGAACTTGCTTGCCTTGGACTGCTGTTGTTCATGATCCTGGAGGAAAAATacaaccaaaacaacaaaccTCGACCTGCGGATAGAAGGACACCGCCTCATTGTGCCATCAACGTTCCAGAGGAAATACAAAATCACTACAGTCCTCTGCAAAGCCTAAGAGGTGTATTTGCTCAGGATCAGATTCATCTTGAAGTGACCACTGGGCCTAATGGAAAAGCTTTGATCCATTGGCGAGATGTTCCTGAAGATCGCCTTAACCAACAAGTGATGGTGGTACTGTATAAAGACAACAGTTCCCAAGAAGCATTGTATTCTAAGGTCATCAAGACCAGTGACGGCCATGTCAACACCTCCGTACTACTGAATCCTGGCCTACAGGCCCGGCTCCATAAGACAAGGGTAAAGTACTGTTTCTGGACAGTAGCGGCTGAAGAGATATGCAGAGGAAGGGAGTTTGAAAATCCAGATAAAGTCAGACTACAGGACTATGATATGTACTTACAACTATTTGTAAAAGATGGTAAGGCTGGTGCACGCTTATTTGTGGACAAGACGTTCACATACTGGAGGTCACAGTTCAACAAGTCCTGGGTGGGGTTCTACGAAAATGAACATAAAACCACTCAAGAATATGAATGGTGGCAGTGGCAATGGGCCACAAAGTTTCAACCAGCTTCCACAACCGTTGACCACTTCCATGATGTTTATGAGTATCACTCAGGCATGACGATCACCCCTGGAGTCCAAGCAAGATTCATTCTCAGGAATTATAGTGTTTTGGCTCGAACACCAAGCTGGAGGTGA